One Aegilops tauschii subsp. strangulata cultivar AL8/78 chromosome 2, Aet v6.0, whole genome shotgun sequence genomic window, atcccatctcatatttcatggcctcaagccattttgcggaatctgggctcagcatcgcttcctcatagttcgtaggttcgtcatggtcttgTAACATGACTTCcggaacaggattaccgtaccactctcgtgcggaccgtactctgattgacctacgcggttcggtagtaacttgatatgaagtttcatgatcatcatcattagcttcctcactaattgttgtaggaatcactggaactgatttctgtgatgaactactttccaattcgggggaaggtacaattacctcatcaagttctactttcctcctactcacttccttcgagagaaactccttctctagaaaggatccattcttagcaacgaatatctttcctttcagatctgtgatagaaggtgtacccaacaatctcctttgggtatcctatgaagacacatttctccgatttgggttcgagcttatcaggtttgaaactttttcacataagcatcgcaaccccaaactattaagaaacgacagcttagtttcttgccaaaccacagtttatatggtgtcgtctcaacggatttagatggtgccctatttaacatgaatgcagctgtctctaatgcataaacccaaaacgatggtggtaaatcggtaagagacatcatagatcgcaccatatctaataaagtacggttatgacgttcggacacaccattacgctgtggtgttccaggtggcgtgagttgtgaaactattccacaatgttttaaatgaaggccaaaactcgtaactcaaaaATTTGCCTCTGTGATCAGATCGCAGAaagtttatttttcttgttatgatgattatccacttcactctgaaattctttgaacttttcaaaatgattcagacttgtgtttcattaagtagatatacccatatcagcttaaatcatctgtgaagatcagaaaataacgatacccgccgcgagcctcaacactcatcggaccgcatatattagtatgtattatttccgacaagtctgttgctcgctccattgttccgaagaatggagtcttagtcatcttgcccatgaggcatggttcgcaaccatcaagtgattcataatcaagtgattccaaaatcccatcagcgtggagtttcttcatgcgctttacaccaatatgacctaaacggcaatgccacaaatatgttgcactatcattatcaactttgcaccTTTTGGCATCAGTAttgtgaatatgtgtatcattacgatcgagattcaataaaccatttatattaagtgtatgaccatagaaggttttattcatgtaaaaagAACAAtgattattctttgacttaaatgaataaccgtattgcaataaacatgatccaatcatattcatgctcaacgcaaacaccaaataacatttattttggtccaacgctaatctcgaaggtagagggagtgtgcgatggtgatcttatcaaccttggaatcatttccaacacacatcgtcacttcgcccataactagtctgtgttcattctgcaactcatGTTTTTAGTTACTACtattagcaactaaaccagtatcaaatactgaggggttgctataaacactagtaaagtacacatcaataacatgtatatcaaatatacttttgttcactttgccatccttcttatccgccaagtatctcgggtagttccacttccagtgaccatttcctttgtagtagaagcactcagttccaggcttgggtctagctttcagcttcttcatgagagcagcaacttgcttgctattcttctttgaagttcctctttctttccctttgcccttttcttgaaactagtggtcttgttaaccatcaacacttgatgctattcttgatttctaccttcgccgatttcaacatcgcgaagagcttgggaatcgtttatgttatcccttgcatattatagttcatcacaaagttctagtaactcggtgatagtgactagagaactctgtcaatcactattttatctggaagattaactcccacttgattcaagcgattgtagtactcagacaatctaagcacatgctcactgcttgagctattctcctccatcttgtaggcaaagtacttgtcagaggtctcatacctctcgactcgggcatgggtctgaaataccaatttcagctcctggaacatctcatatgctccgtgacaTTTCAGAACATTttttaagtcccggttctaagccgtaaagcatggtgcactaaactatcaagtagtcatcataccgagcttgtcgaacgttcataacgtctgcacttgctcctgcaatagttctgtcacctagcggtgcatcaaggacataattcttatgtgcagcaatgaggataatcctcagaccacggacctagtccgcatcattgctactatcaactttcaacttagtttttctctaggaacatatcaaaaataaactgggagctacatcgcgagctattgatctacaacatagttatgcaaatactatcaggactaagttcatgataaattaacttcaattaatcatattacttaagaactcccacttagatagacatccctctgatcatctaagtgatcacgtgatccatatcaactaaaccatgtccgatcatcacgtgagatggagtagttttcaatggtaaacatcactatgttgatcatatctactatatgattcacgctcgacctttcggtctcagtattccgaggccatatctgcatatgctaggctcgtcaagtttaacccgagtattctgcctgtgcaaaattggcttgcacccgttgtatgtgaacgtagagcttatcacacccgatcatcacgtggtgtctcaacacgaagaactgtcgcaacggtgcatactccgggagaacacttataccttgaaatttagtgatggatcatcttataatgctaccgacgtactaagaaaaataagatgcataaaggataaacatcacatgcaatcaaaatatatgacatgatatggccatcatcatcttgtgcctttgatctctatctccaaagtaccgtcatgatctccatcgacaccggcatgacaccatgatctccatcatcttgatctctatcaatgtGTCATCACTTGGTCGTCTCGTCAACTCTTGCTTATGCAACTATTGCAATCgtatagcgataaagtaaagcaattatatggtgcttgcatcttatgcaataaagagacaaccatcaggctcctgccagttgcagataacttcaacaaaacatgatcatctcatacaacaaattatatctcatcacgtcttgaccatatcacatcacaacatgccctgcaaaaacaagttagacgtcctctactttgttgttgcaagttttacgtggctgctacaggcttagcaagaaccgttcttacctacgcatcaaaaccacaacgatttttcgtcaagtttgttgtcttaaccttcaacaaggaccgggcgtagtcacactcgattcaactaaagttggagaaacagacacccactagtcacctgtgtgcgaagcacgtcggtagaaccagtctcgcgtaagcgtacgcgtaatgtcggtctgagccgcttcatccaacaataccgcagaatcaaagtatgacatgttggcaagcagtatgactattatcgcccacaactctctctgttctactcgtgcatataacatctacgcatagacctggctcggatgccactgttggggaacgcagtaatttcaaaaaaaaacctacgcacacgcaagatctatccaggtgatacatagcaacgagagggaagagtattgttcacgtaccctcgtagaccatgagcggaagcattatgacaacgctgttgatgtagtcgtacgtcttcacgatccaaccaatcctagcaccgaaggtacggcacctccgtgatctgcacacgttcagctcggtgacgtcccacgaactctagatccagctgaggtcgagggagagtttcgtcagcacgacggcgtgatgacggtgatgatgaagctaccggtgcagggcttcacctaagcacttcaacgatatgaccgaggtggaaatctgtggaggggggcaccgcacacagctaaacaATCAACTTATGTATCTATgaggtgccccctccccgtatataaaggagtggaggagcggagggtcggccctctctatggtgcgccctagggggagtcctactcccaccgggagtaggattcccccctttccctagttggagtaggagaggaaggaaggaggaaagagggagaaggaaaggggggcgccgccccccttccctagtccaattcggacccaagggggagggggcgcggcctgctctcgccgcccctctctctttccactaaggcccaataaggcccatatactccccgggggttccggtaaccccccggtactccggtaaatgcctgaactcacccggaaccattccgatgtccaaacataggcttccaatatatcgatctttatgtctcgaccatttcgagactcctcttcattcccgtgatcacatccaggactccgaacaaccttcggtacatcaaaacacataaactcgtaatatcgatcgtcatcgaacgttaagcgtgcggaccctacgggttcgagaactatgtagacatgaccgagacacatctctggtcaataaccaataatggaacttggatgctcatattggctccaacatattctacgaagacctttgtcggtcaaaccgcataacaacatatgttgttccctttgtcatcgatatgttacttgcccgagattcgatcgtcggtatcatcatacctagttcaatctcattaccggcatgtctctttactcgtttcgtaatgcaccgtctcgcaactaactccttagtcacattgcttgcaaggctcatagtgatgtacattaccgagagggcccagagatacctctccgatagacggagtgacaaatcctaatctcgatctatgccaactcaacaaacaccatcggagacacctatagagcatctttataatcacccagttatgttgtgacgtttgatagcacacaaggtgttcctccggtattcgggagttgcataatctcgtagtcagaggaacatgtataagtcatgaagaaagcagtagcaataaaactgaacgatcattatgctaagctaacggatgggtcttgtccatcacatcattctctaatgatgtgatcccgttcatcaaatgacaacacatgtccatggctaggaaacttaaccatctttgattaacgagctagtcaagtagagccatactagggacactctgtttgtctatgtattcacacatgtactaagtttctggttaatacaattctagcatgaataataaacatttatcatgatataagaaaatataaataacaactttataattgcctctagggcatatttccttcaccaattACGTTTTTCCAAGTTATCCTTAGTCCGCACCACCTCCTTGTGAACAAACCACACAAAGACTTTGATTCTTAATGGGACTTTGATCTTCCAAACATGTAGCGATTTTGGAATCAGACCAGAATCAATTAGGTCCAAATATATATATTTCACTGAGAAAATGCCATTCGTAGTTAATTTCCAGTGAATACTATCAGACTCATCAGAGAGGTTAACATCCATCAACCTTCTGACCAGATATAGCCATGCTTCCTACTGGTCTCCTGCCAAAGGTCTCCGGAATTGAATATTTAGAGGGTTGGACTGTAACACTATAGCAACGTAAGCCTCCTTACGCTATATAATGTTATAGAGAGATGGATATTGAGTGACCAAAGGCATCTCCCCTAACCACGTATCCTCTCAGAATCTCGTCGAATTACCGTTTCCAATGGTGAATTTAGTTCTATGGAAGAAAGCTAATTTCGTTCTCATCAAGCCTTCCAGAAAGGTGAATCACTGGGTGTGATGGTAACCTGGGCCAAGGTCTTAGATTCTAAGTACTTATTACATAAAATTTGTATCCATGTGCCTTCGGTTTCCACAAAAAGCCTGTACAACCATTTACTGAGCAGACATCTGTTCTTTACCTCTAAATTCTCAATCCCAAGACCACCCTGGTCCTTCCGCCTACAAATGATGTCCCATTTAGTAAGCCTGTACTTCCTCTTTATTTCATCACTCTGCCAAAAGAATCATGATCGATAGAAGTCTAGTCTTTTCCGTACCCCTACAGGTACCTCAAAGAAGGACAAGAGGAACATCGGCATACTCGTGAGCACTGAGTTTATTAGTATTAGCCGACATCTGTATGACATAAGCTTTCCCTTCCAGCATCTTAGTTTCTTTTCAAATCGAAATCTACCTCGACGTGAAGAATATTACAGCCCATCTCATTTGCCAGTAGTAGTCCGTCTCTTAATCCTCAGGCTTCTGATGTGCTGCATATTCTTCAAAGGTGATGCCACTGCATGAGGCTGCCAAGAAAGAACCCATGGTGTCCTGAACAATAGCTCTAGTGCTACCTGATCCACTATCACCATCAAAACCAGCATCAATATTAAGCTTTACAGTAGCCTTGGGTGGTTTCTGCCAACCATGCCTCCTGAATTTTGCATTCTTCGGTTTTGCCATCCGTTGGAGCAGGCCTTTGGGTTCTCAAGAAAGTTTCTAGAATCCACATCCTCTTTTGTCGTAGCTTGACGGAGGTAGGGCTGAGAACCTTCCCTATCACAAGGTCCCGTCCATCGTTTTTCAGGATCATGAACAATGATTTGAAGTACCCGggcaaaaagaaaaatatttctTGCTTCTTAGGATGGCCCTTCCTTGTGATGAGTCTCTCGATTCCACAACAATCAGATCTGCCAATTAATCATGAGAGGTCATACCACCAATCTCCGTGTCAATTGATGCATGCAATTTATTGCTTTTCCTTTCAGCGCAAATGCGGGAAAGCATACATAATAGAACACCCAAGTCATGTATCCCCTATACTATTACTGATACACCACCTAAAATGGGTTTTTAGGGGTAAAGACAAGTTTATTTATCAAAACCATAGAGTGTGTGATACAATTCAGATCATGTGGTTGGCCAAAACACATGTGGCTCCCCTGACCTAAAGATTTGGCTAGACGATGTGCTTCAACATTAACAACATGACCTTCGAAAGTAAAATTATAATGATAGAGCTGCTTGAACACTAATCTCGCTAATAATGACACCGTAGATCCCTCAAGTTGTTGAAAATATGCCCTGCAGGCAACACTAAGTGTATTGTTTATTTTTCATATTTATACTCTATCCTATAACTTCTATGGTTTTTGAATATGTGACTCAGAGGAAAACCATAAGCACGTATAGAGTCGTAAACGGTAAAACTGGATTCCTAGTCTCGCCTCTAGGACTaactcaagtgttgcatgatggttatgtttgaCTAGTATCCGTAGAACCATGCGAAGAAAAAATTGTTCACTTTTCAAGCCTAGACTAGGCAGAGAGCCCAGGTCACAAACCAAACAACCCTGTGTGCCGCCAGCTATGCACATTTGTAAGCATTGGGATCCCCTCCGGTAGGTGTCAGGTTCTCGGAGTTTGATCTTTTGTGCTCTCGGTCTTCTTTATCCGTCGATGTGTTAGACATAAAACCTTCCGTTAACATAAATTGGATCTTGAACTCTTAACTATACCACCAAATGCGGAAATAGGGGTACTAAGCAAACTTGGGTGAGTCACCACGGGTGCAGAGTAAATAACATAAACCTACCACGATGAAGCTAGGGTTCCAAAAACTACCActttaaaaaaaatccaaaagACTTCCACAAAGTTGGTTGGTTGTTTAAAAAAACATTAATGACCGATTCGGTTAAAATTAACCATGTTTATGATAGGTCGGGCCCGCATGTTTTCTTGACCTTTAAGTCTTATGTTATAATAGGTTGGCCAACATGCAACCTTCTTCTTTACCCCCCTTCTTCTCTAGCACTGGTGACCCCATTCTCCTCCGGCGTCGTATCAATGGCCGTCATCAAGGGGAACCGCGTGAGGCTGTCGGGAGGGAAGGCATGCCGGGGAAGGAGCTGCACTTGATGTCGTTGGGAGGGGAGGATGAGCTCATCGGCTCGAGCCCCGGCAGCATAGTCGCGTGCATCTGTTGTCCAGTTATCTCGGGATTTGCTTTGTATAAGAGACGGCCTCACTACTATCGTTTGGCTGTGTACTTTAATATGTGCTTTATTTATGGAGCGAGATCGAGAGCTTGTTTTGTACGGGAGACTTTGGAAAATCTTGACATAATCTTTGTTGACCATTTTTTATTTCACTTTGTTTGATCTGGTATACTTTGTTCAATAAATCAAAAAGTCAGACCTCTCAGCTTTTATTTTAAGTCCTACCTACCGGCTAGGCGGCTACCACATTGTATATCATATTGTGTTACTTCTGTTCCGCTTGGCTGCCCCTTCACTGTATTCTCCTCCATTGACCATCGTTCAAACTGCTTCTGCTGGATCTGATGGAGGCCGCCGCGATTGCATGGCTGGTGCAAACCACCCTTGCAACCCTCCTGATCGACAAGCTGGACGAGTGGATTCGGCAAGTCGGGCTTGCCGATGACATTGAAAAGCTCAAGTTAGAGGTCAGGAGAGTCAAGGTGGTGGTCTCTGCTGTGAAGGGTGGAGCGATCGGGAACGAGCGGCTGGCTAAATCTCTCGCTCTTCTCAAGGAGCGGCTGTATGAAGCCGACGACGTGGTGGACGAGCTCGACTACTACAGGCTCCAGCAGCAGGTCCAAGCAGACCCAAGTGTGCTAGTTCCTTCCAACTTTGTTGTTCAAGGAGGTACGTATATATATATACTACCTTAAAGATCTGATCTAAGTGGTTATAATTATTAATTTGATCTTATCATCTTGCTTCAAATTTTCCTTTTGTTCTTACCTGATCAAGGACCACCGTGCTTTGCTGGTCCATGTTTTCTTTTGGGACAGTTACCTCGGACGAGCCTGAAGTTATGGCTGTAGCTGAGCGAGTCAATGACATGTCAAGGGGTGATGATGATGCACAGAATAACAGTGTTCGCAAATTACGGTCTGCAGTATGGAAACACTTTGAAATCACAAGAAAAGTTAACGGAAAGCCTAAAGCAGAATGTAGACACTGTAGGAAAGAGTTTAACTGTGATACGAAGATGAACGGGACATCATCTATGAAAAAACATTTGGAGAAAGAGCATCCCGAGACTTGTACCAAGAAACCTCCTGGAGCACATCCGCCGAACCCTTCAAGGTACCTAAATGAGAAATGCCTTGCATGAGCACATTCTTGGAAACGGTTTATATACTATGTCTGTTTATATCCAACCCAGCATCTTTTTCTTACTGCAGCACCAGTGAACTTATTGTTACTGGCAGCTCATCCATGAGAAGAGGAAAGAAACGATGGTCCAAGGCATGGGAACATTTTGATGACATAGATGAAGAAAACAGAGGGCCTATTGCGAGATGTAAATATTGTCTCACTGAGATCAAGTGCGGAACCAAGAACGGGACATCAGGAATGCTCGCCCATAACAGGAAATGTAAGAAGAAATCTGCACTACATAACCAGCCACCAAATCCGTCACGGTATGTAAAGAATCTATACCTTCCATCAACACATGTTTAGAAGTCATTAACTAAGATCGATCCAGCTCTCGTTCTACCAGCCAACTCAGTCTTTTTCTTCTTGCAGCACTCGTGATGTAATAGCAAACGTGACACCCATTGTAATCGGCGATCCTTCTAGCAGAAAAAGAATGAGAGGTGTTGAGGAGCCAGCACAAATCACCTCAGCTGACACACACACCAATTGGGACAAAAACGAATTATCCAGTAGGATACAAAATATAACTAGTCAGTTACAAAACATCCGAGGGGAAGTGGGTGAGGTTCTCAAGCGACATGAATCGGACTCTCCTTCAAGTTCACATCCGAGTGGAGGCAGCCCACATCCTTTGAAGGATAATTATGATGATCTGCCATACCATTTACAACAATGTTTCTCATATTGTTCTATATTTCCCAACAAATATAGGTTTCTTGGTAAGGATTTGGTCTATATTTGGATTTCTCAGGGATTTGTGAACTGCACCAATTTATCTAAGAGATTGGAGGAGACAGGATGGGAATATCTGGATTATTTGGTGAGCCGGGGATTCTTTCAGAAAGTTGAAGAACATCAGGAAGAGGAAGCAGACGAAGAAGAATTGCCTCCAGGTGGCCAAATTTGGTATTCCATGTGTGGTCCCACGCACGCTTTTGCGAGGATGGTTTCAAGGACTGAATGTGCAACTATAGATGGTCTATAGTGGAATAAAATGTTGCCAACCATACATCATTTGTCAATATTAACTGATTCGGCATATATGAAAGATCAGCATGGTAACATTTCTCGTAATGAGCAGTTTGAAGAAATTTTTACAAATACAGTTACATCAGTTAGCAAGTTGAGGACGTTGTTGTTACTTGGGCAGTACGACTCTTCCTTCTTTCAATTGTTCCAAGATAGAGTCCAAAAGGCACGTAATTTACGCCTGCTGCAATTGTCTGCAACAACTACTGGTTTTATTTCCTTCCAGTGTGATTTGGCAACCCATGCACATCTTCGTTATCTGAAATGTGAGCCTCAGTCTGATGGGCTGGACGGGGCTTCACCAAAAAAAGTTACTGGACTTTTTCATCTTCAAGTATTAGATGTTGGCTCATATAACGACCTTCACATGTGTGATGGTATTAATAGTCTTGTTAGCCTGCGACATCTTGTTGCAGGCAAGGGAGCATACTCTTCCGTTGCGAGCATTGGTAGTATGACATCTCTTCAGGAGCTACATGATTTTACAGTTGAAATTTCTTGCGGATTTGAAATAACACAGCTCCAGTTTATGAATGAGCTTGTACAACTTGGGGTGTCTCAACTTAATAATGTCAGAACTCGGGAGGAGGCATACGGAGCGAGATTGAGAGCCAAAGAACACTTACAAAAGCTGCACTTGTCCTGGGACGGAAGTGGCACAAGTTATGAACCTTTTATGGAGAGAGCAAGAGAGGTGCTAGAGGGCCTCGAACCACATCGAGACTTAAAGCATCTCCATATATCTGGCTATTATGGTGTTACCTCCCCAGCTTGGCTTGCAAGCAATATCTCAATTACCACCTTGCAGACTCTTCACTTAGAATATTGTGGACAATTGCAAATACTTCCATTTCTGGAAAAAATTCCGTTTCTAAGAAAACTGAAGTTGAGTAACCTGCCGAAAGTAAAAGAGGTACTGGTTTCTAGTCGTACATTGGAAGAGCTAGTTTTAGTTCAAATGATGAAGTTGCAAAGATGTTCCTGCACTTTTGTGGAGGGTATGAGATCTAGCTTAAGGACACTGCAGATTGAGAAGTGTGAAGCACTGAGGACGTTTGATGTTTTTATGAACCATCGTGAATTCATGATCGAACAACGGTCATGGTTGCCTGGTCTTACAAAACTCATAATCCGAGATTGTCCTCGTTTGCAAGTACTAAAACCTCTTCCACCTTCAAGCACCCTTCATAGGTTACTCATCAGTAGAGTTTCCACATTTCCACGTATGGAAGGTTCATCCAGGGAAACGTTACACACGTTGCATATTGGGTCTTTTGCTGAGGCTGATTCGTTCTATTATGAATATCCAAGCAAGTTCTATAATGAATCTTACCATGAGTTCAGTATATTGGATGATAAAATTGTGGCATTCCATAACCTAACGAGCCTCAAGTCCATGATAATATTTGGTTTGCAAAATCTGATGTATATTTCGTTCTGTGGTCTTAGTCAGCTTGTCTCCTTGAAGAGTTTGGAAATATACAAGTGCAAAAATCTTTTCTCTTCATATATTTTGCCAGAGCATGACATGCCAGCTGCAAATTTTAATCTATTCCCGTCTCTTGAAAGTCTCAGTATCAAGTCATGTGGAATAGCGGGGAAGTGTCTATCTCTGATGTTGCGACATGCGCCACGCCTAGAAGAATTGATCTTGGAGGAGTGCCCATATATAACAACATTGTTATCGATAGAAGAGGAAGAAAACAGTGCACCAAATCTTATCCCAGACTGGGAGTACTTGTCATCAGGAAATCTACATGATGCATTGACAGCGTTAGCTCAAGATGGACTCTTGCGCGTTCCATTAAATCTCCTGTCTTCTCTCAGAAGGGCAACTTTTCAGGATTTCCCTCGTCTAACATTTCAAGGGAGCAAGAAAGGATTCTCCGGATTCACCTCCCTCGGGAAGCTAAATATCTGGGGATGCCCGGAACTGCTCTCGTCTTTGGTATATAAAGATGGAAGTCATGGCTGGGCTAATGGGACATGGCTCCTCCCAGGATCACTTGAAGAGCTTCACATTGCTAACTATTCCCAGCAAACGTTGCGGCCCTGCTTCCCCAGTGACCTCACTAGGCTTGAAAAATTATGGGTATGGAGAAGCCCAGGTTTGGAATCTCTACAGCTGTGCTCATGCACGGCACTGGAAGAGTTGGAAACTGGAAACTGTGGATCGCTTACCACACTAGAGGGATTGCAACACCTTGGCAGCCTCAGGTATTTGAGTCTACACAACTGCCCTGGCTTGC contains:
- the LOC109765339 gene encoding uncharacterized protein, which gives rise to MEAAAIAWLVQTTLATLLIDKLDEWIRQVGLADDIEKLKLEVRRVKVVVSAVKGGAIGNERLAKSLALLKERLYEADDVVDELDYYRLQQQVQADPSVLVPSNFVVQGVTSDEPEVMAVAERVNDMSRGDDDAQNNSVRKLRSAVWKHFEITRKVNGKPKAECRHCRKEFNCDTKMNGTSSMKKHLEKEHPETCTKKPPGAHPPNPSSTSELIVTGSSSMRRGKKRWSKAWEHFDDIDEENRGPIARCKYCLTEIKCGTKNGTSGMLAHNRKCKKKSALHNQPPNPSRTRDVIANVTPIVIGDPSSRKRMRGVEEPAQITSADTHTNWDKNELSSRIQNITSQLQNIRGEVGEVLKRHESDSPSSSHPSGGSPHPLKDNYDDLPYHLQQCFSYCSIFPNKYRFLGKDLVYIWISQGFVNCTNLSKRLEETGWEYLDYLVSRGFFQKVEEHQEEEADEEELPPGGQIWYSMCGPTHAFARMCDLATHAHLRYLKCEPQSDGLDGASPKKVTGLFHLQVLDVGSYNDLHMCDGINSLVSLRHLVAGKGAYSSVASIGSMTSLQELHDFTVEISCGFEITQLQFMNELVQLGVSQLNNVRTREEAYGARLRAKEHLQKLHLSWDGSGTSYEPFMERAREVLEGLEPHRDLKHLHISGYYGVTSPAWLASNISITTLQTLHLEYCGQLQILPFLEKIPFLRKLKLSNLPKVKEVLVSSRTLEELVLVQMMKLQRCSCTFVEGMRSSLRTLQIEKCEALRTFDVFMNHREFMIEQRSWLPGLTKLIIRDCPRLQVLKPLPPSSTLHRLLISRVSTFPRMEGSSRETLHTLHIGSFAEADSFYYEYPSKFYNESYHEFSILDDKIVAFHNLTSLKSMIIFGLQNLMYISFCGLSQLVSLKSLEIYKCKNLFSSYILPEHDMPAANFNLFPSLESLSIKSCGIAGKCLSLMLRHAPRLEELILEECPYITTLLSIEEEENSAPNLIPDWEYLSSGNLHDALTALAQDGLLRVPLNLLSSLRRATFQDFPRLTFQGSKKGFSGFTSLGKLNIWGCPELLSSLVYKDGSHGWANGTWLLPGSLEELHIANYSQQTLRPCFPSDLTRLEKLWVWRSPGLESLQLCSCTALEELETGNCGSLTTLEGLQHLGSLRYLSLHNCPGLPPYFESVSRRRGDELCCRLERLDLSVTSVLTTSFCEHLTSLKLVELRELVLTSEQGGALVLLRSMQELGFYCCSDLVELPAGLHTLPSLKRLEILSCPGILRLPETGLPLSLEKLEILYCSKELADECMLLATSKLNVRIVR